From one Plasmodium coatneyi strain Hackeri chromosome 9, complete sequence genomic stretch:
- a CDS encoding SICA antigen, whose amino-acid sequence MNEHFASLLKNHYFGMLHKARKRYRRAYEVSGPPPLEEQALGHVGDQADGPHEYTLVKERKQPRSVPTGRKKQVGKRPVGQRTIIDIHLEVLDECQKVELHSTKEDFFEILVQEFMGSEFIKEENVPEEQVPMEGVT is encoded by the exons atGAACGAACATTTCGcatccctattaaagaatcat tactttggaatgcttcaTAAGgcaagaaaacgttacagaagagcttatGAAGTATCAGGTCCTCCCCCCTTGGAAGAACAAGCTCTTGGTCATGTGGGcgaccaggcagatggtccacatgaatataccttagtaaaggaacgaaaacaaccaagatctgttccaacaggaaggaagaaacaagtTGGTAAACGTCCTGTTGGTCAAcgtaccattattgatatccatttagaagtcttagacgaatgtcaaaaagtgGAACTGCATTCGAcaaaggaagacttttttgaaattttggttcaagaatttatgggatcCGAAtttataaaggaggaaaatgttccAGAGGAACAAGTTCCAATGGAAGGTGTTActtaa
- a CDS encoding SICA antigen → MKTLIDRMSKEMMKKGDMGIARAGCHDMIKQGVVMTHEEEEECAYILSNLWEIGTVSRVQCGRGMIDEDIKDYVRCAVMNMWSFLYHSAHCEAGRAIKAAFGAIKSMGEALSTGIKCTECEYGMLEPMVISGKRTLNYIRGAMEQNTELMKLIKGGPKPNKPCPQQPNTAPSALGPPNVATTGHEYKQTGPIVTKSATNKTKPYEFLTKLLHLWIMARGTSQLDEFETLIWDDLWKVFDDMMNNVLEDANDEKTLCAREDGNRKQILHGDNQGKELCKMLIKISLWIDGWNQKFDRINRWHWVPREREKKAKERRLQNYLRCLIGKVTMLGMFKTHCKLNKVTPVVKISMENKRKEGNVKNRSGICDEIDNASIGVGGKLIWEELENWINGYTRQANEGKGFREVVAGQSPLHTIKGEGKNGCPTGKEKEGNREETLSDLGIVVIPGEEKENKEEDNVNWKKSAIGDMLKKLKQKEDERRRASGCSPSNTNGFEEGEEDSIMEWFTKFFNNPAEDDEQYEPGKYDWSKYDKYSAICEEGADDPRFDAKKYGYFCKIMLKNLMMVTNQGNQNKPENSNTKCKRKFIPICDLLKIWMTYMGESCVPRSVMQYVFEAVENLEKEWKGEKNYEKCEYGNISNLYRGNTDIGHEVSKLLRNSTVGSKLGELNRRNWCDESRRRYWTHPDMYNKVSRSDEGTDGGRSQIEGVMKELKSLVKGVDEGIEEEEKELGDIMGTVTEVVNEVMQQQQQQQLPPPSTSAAGQVVECTDKTDLCVRADCVAERWRANREVNNVTFPDWLGTFWNNDVNSRLKKLSDAMTTDDKNNEEECESITVSGNASLEANKKACNYIVKGLKHIYNIQKDPVKITQGKNLQVEERKASDNQLFWRTMECVLLNAYADKLEQQSPCTPKAGVTHAFTAGKQLWNDICNNKGDTNCVQCTREPNFKNCEINDSKKSKKDKVEGRVNKLLNGTNGTQLQTTLAAINSLNNNTLCQRVQCVTVKWFEDRIYSETSKQNWCTFWGANDVGKVLREMSKAMTKEDGTDDHLCKNFTRTNGEAIPTEPDKKACQYITKGLRYIYNIQENPKDDYKNQKKNNRIFYQTVGCLFLNAYADRIITTCPDVDEDKIVSMFKSGNNNKDTWCKDKVNGNDCVQCERDTNYKSCTLSVKEALLNKKPGKECEHHKDNIKKKLDDMLNPNENGDQVVKPALTEINNICETVAAKPAGTTKPATTKPGKDQKPEAVENVQTVILILQIHIPLVQVLQQMLNNLSHLILQVRVHNPQHLMPPPLFQELQMKYTRQPPLLLLLLLILVVHLMVIVRNKILNQRPLLNQMLYPRNQNYLLYQEGKVQLYMHQQKK, encoded by the exons ATGAAGACTTTAATTGATCGAATGTCAAAGgaaatgatgaagaaggGCGATATGGGCATTGCTCGTGCTGGATGCCACGACATGATTAAACAGGGAGTAGTAATGACAcacgaggaggaagaggagtgtGCGTATATTTTAAGTAACTTATGGGAAATAGGGACAGTAAGCAGAGTTCAATGCGGAAGGGGAATGATTGATGAAGATATTAAGGATTATGTACGATGTGCAGTAATGAATATGTGGTCATTCTTGTATCATTCTGCACACTGCGAAGCAGGCAGAGCCATAAAGGCTGCATTTGGTGCAATAAAGAGCATGGGAGAAGCATTGAGCACAGGGATTAAGTGTACAGAATGCGAGTATGGAATGTTGGAACCTATGGTTATAAGTGGAAAGAGGACGTTGAACTATATTCGCGGGGCTATGGAACAGAATACTGAACTTATGAAATTAATAAAGGGAGGACCAAAACCAAATAAACCATGTCCACAACAGCCGAACACTGCTCCATCAGCATTGGGTCCTCCGAATGTAGCAACAACAGGGCATGAATATAAACAAACAGGACCAATAGTAACGAAGTCAGCCACCAACAAAACAAAACCATATGAATTCCTAACCAAATTATTACATCTATGGATCATGGCAAGAGGCACGTCACAATTGGACGAATTTGAG ACACTTATATGGGATGACCTGTGGAAAGTGTTCGATGACATGATGAATAATGTCCTGGAGGATGCGAACGATGAGAAAACATTGTGTGCCAGGGAAGATGGAAATCGTAAACAAATATTACATGGGGACAATCAAGGTAAGGAGCTGTGCAAAatgttaattaaaatatcCCTCTGGATAGATGGATGGAATCAGAAGTTCGATAGGATTAATAGATGGCATTGGGTACCAAGAGAACGggagaaaaaggcaaaagagAGAAGATTACAGAATTATTTAAGATGTCTAATAGGTAAAGTTACTATGTTGGGAATGTTTAAAACACATTGTAAGTTGAACAAAGTAACACCAGTAGTTAAGATTAgtatggaaaataaaaggaaggaaggaaacgtTAAGAATAGAAGCGGAATATGTGATGAAATAGATAATGCAAGTATAGGAGTAGGGGGAAAACTAATATGGGAAGAATTAGAGAATTGGATAAATGGTTATACAAGACAGGCGAATGAGGGAAAAGGTTTCCGGGAAGTAGTAGCAGGACAGAGTCCACTTCACACAATAAAGGGAGAGGGGAAGAATGGTTGTCCAacagggaaggagaaagaaggaaataggGAGGAAACCCTAAGTGACTTAGGAATAGTAGTCATCccaggggaggaaaaagaaaacaaagaagaagataatGTAAATTGGAAAAAGAGTGCTATAGGGGACATGTTGAAAAAACTTAAACAGAAAGAagatgaaagaagaagagcaagCGGATGTTCTCCCTCCAACACCAATGGATtcgaggaaggagaagaag ataGTATTATGGAATGGTTCACAAAGTTCTTTAATAATCCAGCAGAGGATGACGAACAGTATGAGCCTGGGAAATATGATTGGAGTAAGTATGATAAATATAGTGCTATATGTGAGGAAGGTGCGGATGATCCAAGATTTGACGCCAAAAAATATGGGTACTTCTGTAAAATAATGTTAAAGAATTTAATGATGGTAACAAACCAAGGTAATCAGAATAAGCCGGAGAACAGTAATACCAAGTGTAAGAGGAAGTTTATTCCTATTTGTGATTTACTGAAAATATGGATGACATACATGGGTGAATCTTGTGTCCCCAGGAGTGTTATGCAATATGTCTTTGAAGCTGTGGAAAACTtggaaaaggaatggaaagggGAGAAGAATTATGAGAAGTGTGAGTACGGTAATATTTCTAACCTATATAGGGGTAATACGGATATAGGGCATGAAGTGTCTAAATTATTGCGCAATAGTACTGTGGGTAGTAAATTAGGTGAATTAAATAGAAGGAATTGGTGTGATGAAAGTAGAAGGAGGTATTGGACGCACCCAGACATGTACAATAAAGTTTCACGGAGTGATGAGGGAACAGATGGTGGAAGAAGTCAGATTGAGGGAGTAATGAAAGAATTAAAGAGTCTTGTTAAAGGAGTGGATGAAGGaatagaggaggaagagaaggagttAGGGGATATTATGGGAACTGTTACGGAAGTAGTGAATGAAGTCatgcaacaacagcagcaacaacaactacCCCCACCCTCCACCTCAGCAGCCGGACAAG TTGTGGAATGTACAGATAAGACGGACTTGTGTGTACGTGCAGACTGTGTAGCAGAAAGGTGGAGAGCAAACAGGGAAGTAAATAATGTAACATTCCCTGACTGG CTAGGAACATTTTGGAATAATGACGTCAACAGTAGACTGAAGAAACTATCTGATGCTATGACCACGGATGACAAGAACAACGAAGAAGAGTGCGAGAGCATTACCGTGTCAGGTAATGCATCGCtagaagcaaacaaaaaggCATGTAATTACATTGTTAAAGGTTTAAAGCATATTTACAACATTCAGAAGGACCCAGTTAAAATTACACAGGGGAAGAACCTtcaggtggaagaaaggaaagctTCGGACAATCAACTATTCTGGAGAACTATGGAATGCGTTTTATTGAACGCATATGCCGACAAATTAGAACAACAGTCCCCTTGTACCCCAAAGGCAGGTGTGACACACGCCTTCACTGCCGGAAAACAACTTTGGAATGATATATGCAATAATAAGGGTGATACTAATTGTGTTCAGTGCACAAGGGAACCtaactttaaaaattgtgaaattaACGATAgtaagaaaagtaaaaaggatAAGGTAGAAGGCAGGGTGAATAAGCTCCTCAATGGGACGAACGGTACCCAACTACAGACAACTCTAGCTGCTATAAATTCtctaaataataataccttATGTCAACGTGTCCAATGTGTTACAGTTAAATGGTTCGAGGACAGAATATATTCAGAAACGAGCAAACAAAATTGG tgtacattttggggAGCGAACGACGTTGGAAAGGTATTGAGGGAAATGTCTAAGGCTATGACCAAAGAGGATGGAACGGACGACCACCTATGTAAGAACTTCACCAGAACAAATGGTGAAGCAATACCAACAGAACCAGACAAAAAAGCATGTCAATACATTACTAAAGGTTTaaggtatatatacaacattcAGGAAAATCCTAAGGATGACTACAAAaatcagaagaaaaataatcgaatattttATCAAACTGTGGGCTGCCTCTTCCTGAATGCGTATGCAGATAGAATAATAACAACTTGTCCAGACGTGGACGAAGACAAAATAGTATCAATGTTTAAAAGTGGAAATAATAACAAGGACACTTGGTGTAAGGATAAGGTTAATGGTAATGATTGTGTACAGTGTGAAAGGGACACGAACTATAAAAGTTGCACACTGAGCGTGAAGGAAGCACTGTTGAATAAGAAACCAGGTAAAGAATGCGAACATCACAAagataatataaaaaagaagttggATGATATGCTGAACCCAAATGAGAACGGGGATCAAGTAGTAAAGCCAGCTCTGACtgaaataaataacatatgCGAAACAGTAGCTGCCAAACCAGCCGGTACCACGAAACCTGCCACTACGAAACCAGGTAAAGATCAAAAGCCCGAGGCGGTAGAAAAT GTACAGACAGTGATCCTCATTCTTCAGATTCACATCCCTCTGGTACAAGTACTACAACAAATGCTCAACAACCTGAGCCATCTCATTCTccag GTTCGGGTTCACAACCCACAGCACCTGATGCCCCCGCCGCTGTTCCAGGAACTGCAAATGAAGTACACAAGACAGCCTCCCCTGCTCCTACTCCTGCTCTTAATCCTGGTGGTCCACCTGATGGTGATAGTACGCAACAAGATACTGAACCAAAGGCCGTTACTGAACCAGATGTTGTACCCCAGAAACCAGAATTACCTTCTGTACCAGGAAGGCAAGGTCCAGTTGTACATGCAccaacaaaaaaagtaa
- a CDS encoding GrpE protein-like protein, with protein sequence MKYAHFLLRRGVSCRSPLNACAMQRAAFRRYYFASVSPNEISGKVVQGRLFTSKAGMSDGGASKGMEAQNGSSGSDQIEGNRKNDENGEKGQDGQHGQFDQQGKRAEGAEENKEQMKEMNYEKLNKADLINEIRKTKRDIEEKIVDNKILKEKYLSVLAENENLRHRYVKEIENSKLYCISNFAKSLLDVADNLSLAIKNINEESLKQNEEINNIYKGIQMTETILHNIFNKYGIDKYDPINEKFNPLFHEALFEINDSTKEKGTVATVVQQGYKIKDRILRAAKVGVVKN encoded by the exons ATGAagtatgcacattttcttttaaggAGGGGGGTAAGTTGTAGGTCCCCCCTGAATGCGTGCGCGATGCAGAGAGCGGCATTTAGGAGGTACTACTTCGCCAGCGTTTCCCCAAATGAGATAAGCGGGAAGGTGGTTCAGGGGCGCCTTTTCACTAGCAAGGCGGGCATGTCTGACGGTGGCGCCAGCAAAGGCATGgaagcacaaaatggaagcagCGGAAGTGACCAAATTGAGGGAAATAGGAAGAATGAcgaaaatggtgaaaaaggCCAAGACGGGCAACACGGCCAGTTCGACCAGCAAGGCAAACGCGCGGAGGGTGCTGAGGagaacaaagaacaaatgaaggaaatgaacTACGAAAAACTGAACAAAGCAGATTTAATTAACGAAAttaggaaaacaaaaagagacatagaagaaaaaatagtggacaataaaatattaaaagaaaagtatCTGTCCGTATTggcagaaaatgaaaatttaagACACAGATATGTAAAGGAAATCGAAAATAGCAAGCTATACTGCATCAgtaattttgcaaaatccCTCCTGGACGTTGCAGATAATTTATCCCTAGCTATTAAAAACATCAACGAAGAATCGCTCAAacagaatgaagaaataaacaACATATACAAAGGCATACAAATGACGGAGACTATActacataatatttttaataaatatggTATTGATAAATATGACCCGATTAATGAGAAATTCAACCCCCTCTTCCACGAGGCTCTCTTCGAAATTAATGACAGCACTAAGGAGAAGGGGACTGTCGCGACTGTTGTGCAGCAGGGCTACAAGATAAAGGACCGCATTTTGAG AGCTGCCAAGGTCGGAGTTGTTAAGAATTGA
- a CDS encoding 60S ribosomal protein L35, translated as MELRKKYKNKKFKPYNLRKKLTKAKRLQLTPKQKAAMTLRTQKKVENFPKRKYLLVHKA; from the exons atggaactgagaaaaaaatacaaaaataaaaaattcaagcCTTACAacttgagaaaaaaattaaccaaagCGAAGAGACTGCAGTTAACCCCAAAGCAGAAGGCCGCCATGACATTAAG AACGCAAAAGAAAGTGGAAAACTTCCCGAAGAGAAAGTACCTCCTAGTCCATAAGGCATAA